The genomic window gcgtctcgccgccgtcgccggttCCAACGCCGATGGAGGTGCCGCACGGCAACAGCGGGACTGCGCTTCTGGCCGTACACGCCTGCTGCCCAGCAGGAGCGGGCTATGGCGACCACGAGGCAAACAAGGCTGAGGTTgcatccgctgctgccaccgccgctgcgccaccacgcacgccggtgccggcaCCTCTCATTGCCACGAAAGACTTCTCCTCTGGCCGCAGCATCATTGACCTTTTTTACGGCTCCTACCAGACGTGGTACATGTGAGTGAAAGGGCAGGCGATAAGGTGCGGCGACGCTCACACGTGACCTGCGTTGTTGCAGAAAGTGGGGCGGGGGCAGAGGGCGAAGACACAGCTGCAACGACTACGCGTGCATGCATTTTCTCCACTCTCGCACGTATGCATATGTGGGGTGTCCTGAGACCTCTTGGCAATGCTGCCTTCTACCCGAATCCGAGGAGGCGCATGCATCGCGTATGgagtggagagagggggaggggaggaggagaggggggggggcgcagcgAGATGGCACACGCCGTCATGCCGCACATTTTCTTTTACTcgacctcccctccccccacacacacactctttTGCTCGCCCCGCGTCGCGCATGCGTTTCTTTTCGTGGCTTCCATCTCCGGCGCACTTGCCGCGTTTTCCATGGCCAAACcgaagaaggaggcgcacTGCCCAACGCGCAAGACTCATGGAAGgctcgcgcacgcactcacacactAAATACCAACCTCGACCAAGGACAGACCAGACGGGCAGACGCGCTCACGAGGGCGGGcgctcgctgcagctctccGAGCGTCGTGATGGAGGCGAAGTGAATTCGCTCTGTGTTACGCATGGTACCCGGCTTAAAGAGACGTAGGCACATCGTctatcgccgccgccgccgcctccctccctctccattCTCCTGACCTCATACCCTCCGCCACTCCTCCGCTATCGACGTCCgccatgcgcgcacacgcacgtacacacagaAGATCCAGCAAGGAACAATGGGCAAAATTCGCACCAAGACCGTGAAGCGTGCCTCCCGCCAGGTGGTGGAGAAGTACTACTCGAAGCTGAACTTCGACTTCTACCAGAACAAGCGCGTCATCATGGACGTGACGATTGCGGAGTCTAAGAAGCTGAAGAACAAGATCGCCGGGTACACGACTCACATCATGAAGCGCCTGGCCCGCGGCCCCGTGCGCGGCATCTCGCTgaagctgcaggaggaggagcgcgagcgccgcaTGGACCACGCCCCCGCGACGTCCGACGTGGACAAGGTGATCCAGTCTGGCGTGAGCGTGGACAAGAAGACGATGCagatgctgcagcgcctggaGATCGGCGTGCCACGCCGCGTGAAGcgcgccgatgccgctgtGACGAAGGTGAAGGCGgctccgcgccgccgccagcagaaGAGCTCCAAGTAGGTGCGTAGGCgatatgcgtgtgtgcttgcgtgcgtactcttcgtgcgtgtgtgtgtgtgtgtgtgtgtggccgtCTTCGTGAGAATGACGAAGTATGCGCGCAGGGGGTGACGTCAGACGCAGAGAgggacgcgcagcgccagcagccgcgtCTAGCGCGACCTTCCGCGTCGCCCGCTCTTACTCCTTTGCGCATCTGCGTACTTTCTCGTTCCGCTTCGCTCAGAAGGTCGCGTCCACATGGCCATCCAtgcgggcacacacacacacacacacacacacacacacacacacaccggcacACCCCGCTCACGGACCTGCGAGATGAACTGCGCGTGCCCTTCGCACCGCCTGTCCGTTCTCTCCCAGGACACCCTTGTTCCATCTCTTCGTAtgtttttcctttcttcCTTTTCGGTCGTTTATCAgagcccctccctctctctctgcgcgcgtgcgttgtGTGCGCATGAATGATGCCGCATGGGCGTCGTCATGGCGGCCGCCAAAGCAGGAGAGCGCGACCCTCTGAACCCTCTAACAAATAGAAGAGGCACCTACAAGCGCGcaacgagctgctgcagtgccgtgGCGCATGTACATTCCCTTGTTGGTGCGTGGCTTGTAtcgcacacgccacacacacaacgccaCTCCTCTTTCTTGCCTCTCTCCACGTTGTCGTCGAAGGGcgatggggggaggggcgggggaggggcagcaaCCCTGCTTTGCCAGCTCTCGCTGTCGTCCACCTTCCTCTCCGCACGGCCGGCAGGTATCGACAGCCCGAGTTGCTGCGGGTGGTGATGCGTTCTGGCCCGTCCTTCACCCTCTGGAGCCACTTTTCATGGGGTCTTCCCGTGgcctcttctctgtgtgcctgtgtgcttGTCACCGTCCCCTCTCAACTCTTGTATCTCTGCACGGCGGCTCCACTCTCGCTGTTCTCCCTCTTGGtgccctcctcgtctcttGCACGTGTGCACTGTAACCTCCCTTCccatcacgcacacgcacaccttcgccctcctctgccgcatGCTGTCACTGCGACtgccacacatgcgcgcaccccTCACCGGCTAATCTCGTTCTCACGCGCACTGCGTAGTCGGTATCTCACGTAGAACAATGGGCAAAATTCGCACCAAGACCGTGAAGCGTGCCTCCCGCCAGGTGGTGGAGAAGTACTACTCGAAGCTGAACTTCGACTTCTACCAGAACAAGCGCGTCATCATGGACGTGACGATTGCGGAGTCTAAGAAGCTGAAGAACAAGATCGCCGGGTACACGACTCACATCATGAAGCGCCTGGCCCGCGGCCCCGTGCGCGGCATCTCGCTgaagctgcaggaggaggagcgcgagcgccgcaTGGACCACGCCCCCGCGACGTCCGACGTGGACAAGGTGATCCAGTCTGGCGTGAGCGTGGACAAGAAGACGATGCagatgctgcagcgcctggaGATCGGCGTGCCACGCCGCGTGAAGcgcgccgatgccgctgtGACGAAGGTGAAGGCGgctccgcgccgccgccagcagaaGAGCTCCAAGTAGGTGCGTAGGCgatatgcgtgtgtgcttgcgtgcgtactcttcgtgcgcgtgtgtgtgtgtgtgtggggggggcgCTGCTCTCTGCCGTTGCGTGCCACGCTGTAGAATTCAATTTCCGGTCGTTGAACTTAGGGTGCGATGTCCCGCAACTTTACATGGTGTGCAGgtgcgagcgcgcgtgtgtgtaccgacgcccccctccccctcgtgTTCTACGCTGTAGCTGCCTTCATTTTCTagttttcttttcgttgtttcgATGATCTGAACGCAAACGTAAAACGCTTGCCATCCCTCCTCAAGAAGtaagcacgcacgcacgcacgcacaactCGGCTCGAGAGGCCGGAAGCACAACGCGCGACACCGGCAGCTGAGCACACGCTCGATGGTCGGGCGGGAGAAAGAAGCGGGCAGGCtggggaaggaaggggcCATTGAATGACGGCTGCTTTTAGGTGCCGGTGAATCACCGCAGCCCTCAGGTGTTTTGTGTGGATGGGTGATAGACACAACCGGGCCTTGCGAAAAGACTGATGGTGAAGAAGGCGCACATGCCTTCTCGTGCAcgctgcaccccctccctcgcgcaCGCATAGGCCCTCTGTCTGCTCATGCTCATTCCTTgaacacgcacgcgtgtagCTGCACTGGTACGTCTCCACGTTTCGTTTTCTGTTCGCTTCTCAcctgcgcagctgccgcgtgcTTGTACCTATACATGTCCTAGTGTGCATGTACTCCGTTGAATCGGCGCCTTGTCTCTCCCGCGTTCCCTCACCCTCTCttacaaacacacacacacacacacacacacacacgcacacgcacacacacaccttaCAAGCACGTGCCATCTTCTCCCACTGCTCTGTATTGCATTCGCGGGGCTTCGCAGCGCGTACAGGCATTTGTGCtcgctcgcacgcacacggagacGCGCCCCGAGAGATACATTAGCACATGCTGCGTTTCGGCTCACGCTGCACAGGCTCATCTCCGTCCGTGTATTTCACGCTGCCGACTGCTGTTTTGCTGAGCGCttctgctgcgcgtgctctctGTCCTTCCGCGGCCATGCACGACGATCAGCTGCGCTTCTTTCGCCGCTACACCCGCGTCTTCCCAGCCACCGCGTACGCACGCCACACGCCGCGAGTCGGCTGCTCCGTGGCGACGGATGCACGGTCCGCCACCTGCACTTCCCTGTCGAGCGTCGCGAGTCGGACAAGTTGTGTGAGGATACTGGCGCTGTTGTGCTCCAAGGAGCCGTCGCACGCCACCAGCGCAGACACGACGCCCGAGAAGTGCTCGGCATTGCCGACGTCGGCACAGTCAATCGCGGTGTCGCACAAGCGCACGCGTGGGGAGTGTGCCGATAGCAGAGACGCGTCTGCTCCGGAGCAGACCTCTACCGCCTCACCGGAGCCGcggcgcggaggcgaagTGAAGCGGGTGAGGTCGGATACCGACGGCTCATCTGCGCCTGCGGAGTCGAGTGGCACCCCGACGACGCTCGCATCGAGCGCTGCTGTCAAGCAAGAGGCGAAGGCACGCACCACTGTTACCAATGTTGCGGAAGGGaaggccgccgcagctgatTCTTGTGACACGACAGAGCCGACACTGACCGCGTCGCTCTACGTACGTGTGCAGTACGACAAGGCCCTCATCACAACGCTGCCCATCGAAGTGATGCGAGTGCAGCATCCGCAGGTGCTCATCGACTATCTGCTCTCGATGTCCGTTTGGGCGTAGCTGTACGTACGTAGGtgtcggggagggggctgagGAAGAGTACGTGGCGTCTCCTGCCCTTACCGGGGTCAGGTGTGCGAGAGGGGAAGGACATTCCGAGGCCACGTGCCTTACCAACACGCATGTCGGAGTGGGGTGGCTGGCACTTGCGCGAGAAACCGatgcacatgtgtgtgtggccgcAACGAAGCGGCCTGCTTTTCGGTGACCACCAGCGTAGAGGTGTGCTGCGTCGTATCGACTGTCGACGGCAAACACATGCCAAGGGAAAGAATGtggggagcggcagcaggtgaGGGCATTCAGGGgacggcgtgctgcacgcCCGCGCATAGCCCCCGATCGACACGCGgccctcttctctgctgATGAGCCGCGTCTACCAGAGTCGCAcacctctctcgctcgctccttctcccaccctctctctctctctctcttgtgcatGCGCACTACAAACGCggcgtggtggtgttgtGCGGCGCACTTCACACGTGCCACCGCCATTCCTgaccttccccctccctcacatATGCACGCACGCTGCGGTTCATGCAGCTGTTGtacgagcacacacgcacgcatagaGGAGTAGAcgctcaccccctccccactcttCCAACAATATTCCCGGCGCTCCACTATGGCGGatgcagagggaggagagccgCAGGCTCTCAAGAAGCACCGCTGGGAGGACCCGACGGGctttggcggcggcgacagcggtggtgcggtgccTACGTCGACGCGCTGGAGCTCGGCCACACCGCGGCAGTATGGCGCCGACACCCCGCGCCGCACACCGGTGCTGTCCAGTGAGACGTCCTCCTGGCGCGGCATGGCGACGC from Leishmania major strain Friedlin complete genome, chromosome 28 includes these protein-coding regions:
- a CDS encoding putative 40S ribosomal protein S17; the encoded protein is MGKIRTKTVKRASRQVVEKYYSKLNFDFYQNKRVIMDVTIAESKKLKNKIAGYTTHIMKRLARGPVRGISLKLQEEERERRMDHAPATSDVDKVIQSGVSVDKKTMQMLQRLEIGVPRRVKRADAAVTKVKAAPRRRQQKSSK